A segment of the Campylobacter vulpis genome:
GTGCATTTAGGCGAAAATCAAAACGCTTTCAACTTAGGCGCGGTTATCCACTTTAGAAACTTAAACCCTTACGGGTTTTTTCTAAAGGGTCAAAGCGTCTCATTATGAAAGATTTTGATTTTCTTAAAAGTGGGTTGCAAGGGCTGGGCTTTAGGTGTAGCAAGTTTAAAAGGCAAAATTCGGGGCTTTTGCGTTAGCAAAAGGGTGGGGACGCCTTTAGGTTTTGGTTCTTTTAGGCAAAATCGCAATTTTGCCGATGAAAAGAACATTAAAAAAATAGGTAAAAAAGGATAAATATGACTAGATTTTATTTAAGTAATATTTTTCAAAGTGCAAGCGTGAGGACGGCTTTTTATGAGGCGAAAAATAAGCCTTATTTTAAAGGCGTTAATGAGCTTTTAAAAGTGAAAAATAAAAAGCATAAGGGCTTGAGCTTTATGGAGCTTGAAAGGCTTTTAAATGCTTTTATTGAGGCTTTGAAAATCAAACATCATCATAAAAGTGGGCGTATAGCTAGAGATAAAAGCAACTTAATGAAGGCGTATTTAAATCTTTTTGCTTTTGTAGAGAAGTTAAAAAAGGGCTTAATATGAGCCAGGAATTCATCATGGGGATTTTATGGGGAATTCTTATGGTTTTAATGGTGTTTGGTTTATCTTTATGGGTGGAAATTATTTGGGATTTTGTGAAAAATCTTTTTAAAAAGGGGAGAAAATGAGCTATTTTTCTTTGAAAATATTACCAATGAAGTCGAAATTTTGTTGTTTGATTAGCTCGTCTTTAAAGGCTTTAGCCTCTTTTTTAGCTTGGTCTAACTCGGCTTTTAAAGCGTTTATGTTTTCTTTAGCTTCGCTTAAGAGCTTATCACGCGTCTCGTTGCTTTGCTTGAGTAATTTATCGTTGATGTATGTATCTTTCTCGAGCATTTTTTCATTAATGAGGCGGTTTTCCTTCACTAGGAATTTAAAAAGGCTTAAGCCAAAATACGCATTAACAATTAAGCCTAAAAATAAGCCTTTAAAAAAATCTAAACTTGAGCTAATAATCACAAAATCCAAAATAGCGTCCATTTTTAATCCTTTCTTTAAAAGTGAAATTATAACAAAAGGCGGATTAATATGAGCTGGGGGGATTTGTTTCAGGGCTTGGTCGTGGGTATGGCTATGCCTGGGATTGCTTTTCTTTTAACTTACGGCGTGTGGGAATTGGTGAGCTTTATTTTTAAAGCGTTTAAAAAAGGGCTTAATAAATCTTTAAATTTATTTGTAAGGTTGGTGCTAAGATGAGTGAGGAATTAATCGTGGGGATTTTATGTGGGGTTTTTGGTGTGGCTTTTGCTTTTGGAATAGGCTTGTGGATTTTAAATATTTATGATTTTATCAAGTCTCTTTTTAAAGGAAAACAATGAGTTATTTTTCTTTAAAGATTGAGCCTATCATATCTAAATTTTGTTGTTTGATTAAGGCATCTTTAAAAGCCTTAGTTTCATTTTTAGCGTCTTTTAATTCTTGTCTTAACTCATCATTATGTTCTCTTAAATGGCGTGTAAAAAATTTCATAACAAAAAAAGAGGCGGTAGCCGTAAGGGCTGTGCCTAAAAATAAGCCTTTAAAAAAATCTGCACTTGTTTCTAAGGTTACAAAAGCTGTAAAAATATCCATTTTTAATCCTTTCTTTAAAAATGCGATTATAACAAAAAAGGAGTTAATAAAATGAGTGATGAATTTTGGGGCGGTTTAGCTGTGGGAGTGATGTTCCCACTTATTTGTTGGGTAATTATAGGGCTTGTTTGCACAATGTTTGATTTCATAAAAGGGGGTTTTAAATGAAAATTGCGGAATTAATGGAGCGTCTAAGAAGGCGTTTGAAAGATGAGGGCGTTTATCTTAAATTTAGCGATGAGGAATTGTTAGCAAGTATCAATCAAGAGCAAAATATCCTTATAAGTGATTTGGAGATGAATGTCTGTAAATTTGAAAAAAAGCTTAGTGAAGATGATAATGTTTTGCACTTGCCAAAACTTATGCTTAAGGTCGTTGTAGCTAAGCTTAATGGCGTAAATCTGCCCTTTTTAAACTACAAAGCGCATTTAAAAGATAATAATGTCCCAACGCACTTAATGGGCTTTTCAAATATGCAAAGCGTGGCCGTAGAGCCCAAAAACAAAGCATTAGGACGGCTTGAAGTGTGGGTAAATTTATGCGTGTTTCATAAGGATAAGGAGGAGGAGTTGTTTTTAAATGATTTGTTTGTCAATGCACTTTTATATAGCCTAGTGCGGAATATCTTACAAGCGGAAAATAGCGAATTAAGTATGCAAAAAATCGCCTTTTTTGACAATTTGCTTAAAAATGAGCTAAGCCGCATTAAGGATATAGTAAGCAATACACGTGAAGAGCAAGTTCTCTTTTCTAAAGTAAATGAGGTGTGATGTGGCTTATTTAAAACTTGAATTTTGGAATTCCCATAATTTTAACCTAAAGCCTTCTTTTTGTTCATCACAAAGAGCGAGGTCGGCTTTAAGCTTTTTTATGCTTTCTTTAGCATCGTTTAAAAGCATTTTATTGGCTTCATTATTTTTTTCTATGATTTTGTCTCTGACTTCATTATTTTGCTTGACTAAGGCTTTAAATAAAGACTTAAAAAACAAAAAGCACAAAATAAGGGCTGTAATTAATCCAAAAATAAAGCCTTTAAAAAAGTCGCCGTTTGTTTCTATGGTCGTAAAAGCTGTGAAAATATCCATTTTATATCCTTTCAAAAAGGAAAGTATAACACAAAAAGGGGGTTTTTAAATGAACGTTGAATCGTTTTTAGCTGGGTTTAGCTTAGCTTGGTTTTCTGTGGCTGTTAGCATTTTCTTAGCGGGAATTATTGTTTGGAGTTGGGATTATTTACTAAGTAAATTCAAAAAAAAGGAGAAAAAATGAGCTTTTATAAGATAACAAATTTAAAAAGTGGCCTATACAAATACATCAATGTAGAGCTTTTAAGTCGTATGGATAGACTAAAAATCGTGCTTTTTTATAGAGCGAGTAAGAATTTCAAAATAGGAGGGTTTTAAGATGATAGTTAAGCAAAAATTGAAAAATAATTTCACAATAGTCTCAAATGACATCATAAAGCATAAAGACTTAAATGATAAGGCGAAATTAGTGGCTATATTTATGGCTAGTTTGCCTGAAAATTGGGTTGTAAATGCAAAGCATATCGCTAATGAAATGGGTTATAGTGTAAGGGTTGTGCAAAATGCTATAAAAGACTTAATCGATGCGCAAATCATCTCTAAAATAATCCATAAAGATGAGGCTGGGAAATTTAAGCGTGGTTATAGTGTGATTTTTGTCAATAACGACGAAGAAGAGCTAAACGAAAGCTTAGAAAATTTGCAAAAATGTGAGGAAAATGAAGAGCTAGATGAAGTGGCAAAAAGTGTGGAAAATAAAGAGTTTGCAAAAAGTGCTAATGAAAAAATGGGCGTGATGAGCGAGGTTGAGCCTTTCAAAAGCCCTAAAAATGATACTTCAAAAAATGCGAAAAAATCCCGCATGCCGTTTTTGTTCGCACATATAAAGAAAGAATTCTTACGTAGTAAGAATTTATACCTAATGGAAAATTGCCAAAATCGAATTTATTTTTTCTCCAAAAAAATGCAAGATAAACAAGAGCTAGATTTTAAGAATTTAAGCGAGGCAGAAAAAGACAAGCTCATTGAGTGGTTTAAGTTTAAGGCTAGTAATGGAGCAAGGTTAAAAATAGCTAGTAAAAACGCCCTTATAGCTAAATGCGTCAAGTTTAAAGAGCAAAACGAAAGCGTGATAGCGA
Coding sequences within it:
- a CDS encoding helix-turn-helix domain-containing protein, with the translated sequence MIVKQKLKNNFTIVSNDIIKHKDLNDKAKLVAIFMASLPENWVVNAKHIANEMGYSVRVVQNAIKDLIDAQIISKIIHKDEAGKFKRGYSVIFVNNDEEELNESLENLQKCEENEELDEVAKSVENKEFAKSANEKMGVMSEVEPFKSPKNDTSKNAKKSRMPFLFAHIKKEFLRSKNLYLMENCQNRIYFFSKKMQDKQELDFKNLSEAEKDKLIEWFKFKASNGARLKIASKNALIAKCVKFKEQNESVIAIIDRAIENGWAGLFSFKKEALKKKYPKTRLGKEMEEKAILRAVLEQEPNFNGREDYDLSRVRVNGCGVKWIKEERKFMLVSA